The Aphis gossypii isolate Hap1 chromosome 3, ASM2018417v2, whole genome shotgun sequence genome includes a region encoding these proteins:
- the LOC114132319 gene encoding protein LSM12 homolog A-like, translating into MAINFYGKHKMAGVNECFSIGSVVMCTNCFDEEIEGEVLGFEPTTKMLILKCPSNNNNPMLSNINIVNLAFAKDVQVKKESSFNPPPLPSLNLNRLNNRIKTQIQDKKRQISALSANVSPEAQKLYLTITKTIPEVTWQGQNIVVYDHVIISPPYKADNVKGTGNQEDKAILYIKNIVEKFVKDTASQQVSSTPTTHRSKPTAATAVTPQPQ; encoded by the exons ATGGCGATAAACTTTTATGGGAAACACAAAATGGCCGGTGTCAACGAGTGTTTCTCCATCGGTAGCGTCGTCATGTGCACCAACTGCTTCGACGAGGAGATCGAGGGCGAGGTTCTCGGGTTCGAGCCTACTACGAAAATGCTAATATTGA AATGtccatcaaataataataacccaaTGTTAAGCAACATCAACATAGTGAACTTAGCATTTGCTAAAGACGTACAAGTCAAAAAGGAGTCCAGTTTTAATCCACCACCTTTGCCttcgttaaatttaaataga ttaaATAATAGGATAAAAACTCAAATACAAGATAAGAAACGTCAAATATCAGCTTTGTCTGCCAATGTTTCTCCAGAGgcacaaaaattgtatttgactATAACTAAAAc gATTCCAGAAGTAACTTGGCAAGGGCagaatattgttgtatatgaTCACGTGATAATTAGCCCACCATACAAGGCTGATAATGTCAAAGGCACTGGAAACCAAGAAGACAAAgctattttgtacataaaaaatatt gtggaaaaatttgttaaagacACAGCTTCTCAACAAGTTTCATCCACACCAACGACCCATCGTAGCAAGCCAACTGCTGCTACTGCGGTCACGCCACAGCCACAATAA